A genome region from Canis lupus dingo isolate Sandy chromosome 7, ASM325472v2, whole genome shotgun sequence includes the following:
- the NMNAT2 gene encoding nicotinamide/nicotinic acid mononucleotide adenylyltransferase 2 isoform X3: protein MTETTKTHVILLACGSFNPITKGHIQMFERARDYLHKTGRFIVIGGIVSPVHDSYGKQGLVSSRHRLIMCQLAVQNSDWIRVDPWECYQDTWQTTCSVLEHHRDLMKRVTGCILSNVNTPSMTPVIGQPQNETPQPIYQNSNVSTKPTAAKILGKVGESLSRICCVRPPVERFTFVDENANLGTVMRYEEIELRILLLCGSDLLESFCIPGLWNEADMEVIVGDFGIVVVPRDAADTDRIMNHSSILRKYKNNIMVVKDDINHPMSVVSSTKSRWEN from the exons AAAGAGCCAGGGATTATCTGCACAAAACCGGAAGGTTTATCGTGATTGGTGGGATTGTCTCTCCTGTCCACGACTCCTATGGAAAACAG GGCCTTGTGTCCAGCCGGCACCGCCTCATCATGTGTCAGCTGGCCGTCCAGAATTCCGATTGGATCAG GGTGGACCCCTGGGAGTGCTATCAAGACACCTGGCAAACCACCTGCAGTGTGTTGGAACACCATCGGGACCTCATGAAG CGGGTGACTGGCTGCATCCTCTCCAATGTCAACACACCCTCCATGACGCCTGTGATCGGACAGCCCCAGAATGAGACCCCCCAGCCCATTTACCAGAACAGCAACGTGTCCACCAAGCCCACTGCAG CCAAGATCTTGGGGAAGGTGGGAGAAAGTTTAAGCCGGATCTGCTGTGTCCGCCCGCCCGTGGAGCGCTTCACCTTTGTGG ATGAGAACGCCAATCTGGGCACAGTGATGCGGTATGAGGAAATCG AGCTGCGGATCTTGCTGCTGTGTGGCAGTGACCTGCTGGAATCCTTCTGCATCCCGGGGCTCTGGAACGAGGCGGAT ATGGAGGTGATCGTGGGGGACTTTGGGATTGTGGTGGTGCCCCGGGATGCAGCTGACACAGACCGAATCATGAATCACTCCTCAATACTCCGCAAATACAAA AATAACATTATGGTGGTGAAGGATGACATCAACCATCCCATGTCTGTTGTCAGCTCAACCAAGAGCAG GTGGGAAAACTGA
- the NMNAT2 gene encoding nicotinamide/nicotinic acid mononucleotide adenylyltransferase 2 isoform X1, whose amino-acid sequence MTETTKTHVILLACGSFNPITKGHIQMFERARDYLHKTGRFIVIGGIVSPVHDSYGKQGLVSSRHRLIMCQLAVQNSDWIRVDPWECYQDTWQTTCSVLEHHRDLMKRVTGCILSNVNTPSMTPVIGQPQNETPQPIYQNSNVSTKPTAAKILGKVGESLSRICCVRPPVERFTFVDENANLGTVMRYEEIELRILLLCGSDLLESFCIPGLWNEADMEVIVGDFGIVVVPRDAADTDRIMNHSSILRKYKNNIMVVKDDINHPMSVVSSTKSRLALQHGDGHVVDYLSQPVIDYILKSQLYINASG is encoded by the exons AAAGAGCCAGGGATTATCTGCACAAAACCGGAAGGTTTATCGTGATTGGTGGGATTGTCTCTCCTGTCCACGACTCCTATGGAAAACAG GGCCTTGTGTCCAGCCGGCACCGCCTCATCATGTGTCAGCTGGCCGTCCAGAATTCCGATTGGATCAG GGTGGACCCCTGGGAGTGCTATCAAGACACCTGGCAAACCACCTGCAGTGTGTTGGAACACCATCGGGACCTCATGAAG CGGGTGACTGGCTGCATCCTCTCCAATGTCAACACACCCTCCATGACGCCTGTGATCGGACAGCCCCAGAATGAGACCCCCCAGCCCATTTACCAGAACAGCAACGTGTCCACCAAGCCCACTGCAG CCAAGATCTTGGGGAAGGTGGGAGAAAGTTTAAGCCGGATCTGCTGTGTCCGCCCGCCCGTGGAGCGCTTCACCTTTGTGG ATGAGAACGCCAATCTGGGCACAGTGATGCGGTATGAGGAAATCG AGCTGCGGATCTTGCTGCTGTGTGGCAGTGACCTGCTGGAATCCTTCTGCATCCCGGGGCTCTGGAACGAGGCGGAT ATGGAGGTGATCGTGGGGGACTTTGGGATTGTGGTGGTGCCCCGGGATGCAGCTGACACAGACCGAATCATGAATCACTCCTCAATACTCCGCAAATACAAA AATAACATTATGGTGGTGAAGGATGACATCAACCATCCCATGTCTGTTGTCAGCTCAACCAAGAGCAG GCTGGCCCTGCAGCACGGGGACGGCCACGTGGTGGACTACCTGTCCCAGCCGGTCATCGACTACATCCTCAAGAGCCAGCTGTACATCAACGCCTCGGGCTAG
- the NMNAT2 gene encoding nicotinamide/nicotinic acid mononucleotide adenylyltransferase 2 isoform X2 — protein sequence MTETTKTHVILLACGSFNPITKGHIQMFERARDYLHKTGRFIVIGGIVSPVHDSYGKQGLVSSRHRLIMCQLAVQNSDWIRVDPWECYQDTWQTTCSVLEHHRDLMKRVTGCILSNVNTPSMTPVIGQPQNETPQPIYQNSNVSTKPTADENANLGTVMRYEEIELRILLLCGSDLLESFCIPGLWNEADMEVIVGDFGIVVVPRDAADTDRIMNHSSILRKYKNNIMVVKDDINHPMSVVSSTKSRLALQHGDGHVVDYLSQPVIDYILKSQLYINASG from the exons AAAGAGCCAGGGATTATCTGCACAAAACCGGAAGGTTTATCGTGATTGGTGGGATTGTCTCTCCTGTCCACGACTCCTATGGAAAACAG GGCCTTGTGTCCAGCCGGCACCGCCTCATCATGTGTCAGCTGGCCGTCCAGAATTCCGATTGGATCAG GGTGGACCCCTGGGAGTGCTATCAAGACACCTGGCAAACCACCTGCAGTGTGTTGGAACACCATCGGGACCTCATGAAG CGGGTGACTGGCTGCATCCTCTCCAATGTCAACACACCCTCCATGACGCCTGTGATCGGACAGCCCCAGAATGAGACCCCCCAGCCCATTTACCAGAACAGCAACGTGTCCACCAAGCCCACTGCAG ATGAGAACGCCAATCTGGGCACAGTGATGCGGTATGAGGAAATCG AGCTGCGGATCTTGCTGCTGTGTGGCAGTGACCTGCTGGAATCCTTCTGCATCCCGGGGCTCTGGAACGAGGCGGAT ATGGAGGTGATCGTGGGGGACTTTGGGATTGTGGTGGTGCCCCGGGATGCAGCTGACACAGACCGAATCATGAATCACTCCTCAATACTCCGCAAATACAAA AATAACATTATGGTGGTGAAGGATGACATCAACCATCCCATGTCTGTTGTCAGCTCAACCAAGAGCAG GCTGGCCCTGCAGCACGGGGACGGCCACGTGGTGGACTACCTGTCCCAGCCGGTCATCGACTACATCCTCAAGAGCCAGCTGTACATCAACGCCTCGGGCTAG